A DNA window from Chelativorans sp. AA-79 contains the following coding sequences:
- a CDS encoding polysaccharide biosynthesis/export family protein gives MKNRIPLLIVLLAAGLASACSSYQPAPPAFHKALYQPYILDAGDRLRITVFDQPNLTNTYGVDQAGYISFPLIGSVPARGHTAKQVEQTIARKLREGYLRDPSVTAEIDRYRPIFIMGEVGAPGQYSYVPGMTVQKAIAAAGGFTPRAYQGTADITREINGRVLTGRVTTSDPLLPGDTVYVRERLF, from the coding sequence ATGAAAAATCGGATCCCCCTCCTCATTGTGCTACTCGCCGCCGGCCTCGCCTCGGCCTGCTCCAGCTATCAGCCCGCCCCGCCCGCCTTTCACAAGGCGCTCTACCAGCCTTACATCCTCGACGCGGGCGACCGCCTTCGCATCACCGTCTTCGACCAGCCGAACCTCACCAACACCTACGGCGTCGACCAGGCGGGCTACATCTCCTTTCCGCTCATCGGCTCCGTGCCGGCACGCGGGCACACCGCCAAGCAGGTGGAGCAGACGATCGCCCGGAAACTGCGCGAGGGCTATCTGCGCGATCCCAGCGTCACGGCCGAGATCGACCGCTACAGGCCCATCTTTATCATGGGCGAGGTCGGAGCTCCAGGACAATATTCCTACGTACCCGGCATGACCGTGCAGAAGGCGATCGCCGCGGCCGGCGGCTTCACGCCGCGCGCCTATCAGGGCACCGCCGACATCACCCGCGAGATCAACGGGCGGGTGTTGACCGGCCGCGTCACGACTTCCGATCCGCTGCTTCCAGGCGACACCGTCTATGTCCGGGAAAGGCTGTTCTGA